One genomic region from Nymphaea colorata isolate Beijing-Zhang1983 chromosome 10, ASM883128v2, whole genome shotgun sequence encodes:
- the LOC116263354 gene encoding transcription factor MYB78-like gives METETKMANTCQGQEEDADLRRGPWTMEEDHILMNYIAIHGEGRWNSLARCAGLKRTGKSCRLRWLNYLRPDVRRGNITPEEQLLILELHSRWGNRWSKIAQHLPGRTDNEIKNYWRTRVQKHAKQLQCDVNSKQFQDAMRYLWMPRLMERIQAAASAAEKKEDSGYTLQNSAQTSASSAYDAQFTTFPEYQVKPVSENYISTPSDSVVTQVSAVSDPGHDHYSFQDFSATQMSCLDNQANSYGVCPELSSQMSSWGPNYAEFGENLWSSEDVWLLQQQLCNTI, from the exons ATGGAGACAGAAACCAAGATGGCAAACACTTGTCAAGGCCAAGAAGAGGATGCTGATCTCAGGAGAGGGCCGTGGACCATGGAAGAAGATCACATACTCATGAATTACATCGCAATTCACGGCGAAGGCCGCTGGAACTCCCTCGCCCGTTGCGCAG GGCTAAAGCGGACGGGAAAAAGTTGCAGGCTCAGATGGCTCAATTACTTGCGCCCCGATGTCAGGAGAGGCAACATCACTCCTGAGGAGCAACTCCTGATCCTCGAGCTGCATTCGCGCTGGGGCAACAG ATGGTCAAAAATCGCGCAGCATTTACCGGGAAGGACGGACAACGAGATAAAGAATTATTGGAGGACGAGGGTGCAGAAGCACGCCAAGCAGCTGCAGTGCGATGTGAACAGCAAGCAGTTCCAGGACGCTATGAGGTACCTGTGGATGCCGCGGCTCATGGAGCGGATCCAGGCGGCCGCCAGTGCGGCGGAGAAGAAGGAGGATTCCGGCTACACCCTCCAGAATTCCGCCCAAACGTCTGCTTCGTCGGCTTATGATGCGCAATTCACGACCTTCCCGGAGTATCAAGTGAAACCGGTGTCGGAAAACTACATATCGACGCCCTCCGATTCGGTCGTGACCCAGGTCTCGGCCGTCTCCGATCCCGGCCACGATCACTACAGTTTCCAGGATTTCTCGGCCACCCAGATGAGTTGCCTAGACAACCAGGCCAACTCCTACGGAGTGTGCCCTGAATTGTCCTCTCAGATGAGCAGTTGGGGACCCAACTACGCAGAGTTTGGAGAGAACCTTTGGAGCTCAGAGGACGTCTGGTTATTGCAGCAGCAGCTCTGCAACACCATCTAA